The following coding sequences lie in one Leucobacter allii genomic window:
- a CDS encoding MBL fold metallo-hydrolase — translation MGAEVVRSSEATGARIERLVTSGTFSLDGGTWEVDNNVWIVGDDAEAIVIDPAHDAAAIAEAVGDRRVLAILLTHGHDDHIRAARETAALLGAPILLNPADRMLWDAVHDDAPDREIVNGDTFAVAGELLHARFTPGHSPGSTCFVAPTLGAVFTGDTLFQGGPGATGRSYSDFPTIIASIRDELLTLPGETVVCTGHGDATTIAAEAPQLPEWIARGH, via the coding sequence ATGGGGGCCGAGGTCGTCCGCAGCTCGGAGGCGACGGGCGCGCGCATCGAGCGCCTCGTCACGAGCGGCACGTTCTCGCTCGACGGCGGCACCTGGGAGGTGGACAACAACGTCTGGATCGTGGGCGACGACGCCGAGGCGATCGTCATCGATCCCGCGCACGACGCCGCCGCGATCGCCGAGGCGGTGGGCGATCGCCGGGTGCTCGCGATCCTGCTCACCCACGGGCACGACGACCACATCCGCGCGGCGCGCGAGACGGCGGCGCTCCTCGGCGCCCCGATCCTGCTGAACCCGGCCGACCGGATGCTCTGGGACGCCGTCCACGACGATGCGCCCGATCGGGAGATCGTGAACGGCGACACCTTCGCGGTGGCGGGCGAGCTCCTGCACGCCCGGTTCACGCCGGGGCACTCGCCCGGCTCCACCTGCTTCGTGGCGCCGACGCTGGGCGCCGTGTTCACGGGGGACACGCTCTTCCAGGGCGGCCCCGGCGCGACGGGCCGCTCCTACAGCGACTTCCCGACGATCATCGCGTCGATCCGGGACGAACTGCTGACGCTCCCGGGGGAGACCGTCGTGTGCACGGGGCACGGGGACGCCACGACGATCGCCGCCGAGGCGCCGCAGCTCCCCGAGTGGATCGCCCGCGGGCACTGA